A section of the candidate division KSB1 bacterium genome encodes:
- the sprA gene encoding cell surface protein SprA, which yields MGVWSALLVACSAVVCLRSTARAGNDPSTIGLHFYSQIDPRVALLRESNKPVGLSLDTVPSGLLKVNLPSLKRQVRIDSTGTNIAISEELSGYPFALPAYLTLSEYVQVRARNERDRLWQERVVQGPAIQGPGGRTGAGAIVIDIPVEIKSQAFQRIFGGGRVGLDVTGDISIKGGFRHEKRSEVKTALNRGSDYNFKMEQTQRFNVSGHIGEKVKVLVDQDSERAFDFDNAISLRYQGVDDEIVKSIDAGNISLSLPATQFVTFSGKNTGLFGVRADMEVGRLKLTTIASQEKGQGNKISLSGGAKGEKQRIEDYQYRRGTYFFLDEYYYRQFPDVDEQGRHRFYPPRSIKRLELYKSEPGYETRYSDSIRGFAGMDIDTTNFTFEIDTTNTQLIETGYFRRLEKNTDYFLERDLGYVQMMVPLGQGEVLAVAYEDSSGRIVGDINYQPEAGKPIILRLLKPRVSRPAHPTWILEWRNVYYLGSRNIAEDGFELKIYYKPPSGDPQEAGPTKSGQVKSYLQIFGLDRVDQTGSPNPDNRIDMNANIINLARGELIFPDLRPFDPLGPTELPNDKRTRAIYDTTVQSYIAQESKFYIEVSSKIRRPDYDLGMNVIEGSEEVRLNGVKLVKDRDYTIDYWSGKLLILNEAATQPSADVEITYESNQMFQIERKTILGARAQYDLWQDSFIGGTALYLGERTLEQKIRVGRGPMQNFVWDLNTQLRFKPNFLTTLANALPFVNTQAPSTLNIEAEMAQVFPNPNTVNNEKTGDNDGVAYIDDFEGSKRETIIGIDRRGWTPASVPLQKKEYAPHGEVSLAKMGSLIWYNPYNQVPIKYIWPTKDVNPNVPQRVNVLTLRFSPADSVPSAESWAGIQRALSSGYADQTESKFLEIWVQGDVGVLHVDLGQVSEDVIPNGRLDTEDRAVGGIRNGVLDPGEDVGLDGMANNDPRARAAGGDFWDINGNGVRDYGEPWSNDDFHYQPGIPDYDQINGYEGNENDTGGRYPDTEDINRNGDVDLRNDYFEYSFSLDKSSPDTVYMVGGKGLPPDEDHGWRQYRIPLDQPSRVVGNPDISLVEYMRVWVDGVPNHQPVYISIAELKLVGSDWKEQGVAGPSAPGQYDARNDSTVVVTVVNTHDNPEYKENLPPGVEGVRDRITQAIAREQSLVLKVTELQPGYNGIIQKSLYQPEDYIHYKTMKMFVYGKDPYGIHIRSDQSLIHFFLRFGSDAKNYYEIREPVYPGWDRRNEIEVDLLELSAIKLDPSNRVDSLSTQGSPVFEKYLPDGKRLRIVGRPSLTNVRILVAGVENLAFAEQQGTKVPNVTPFTGEIWINELRLSNVKKDRGVAYRASVDFALADLARVTAQVNRQDADFHNVNTRFGSGDNRTGMNFTGSLALDKLLPQSLGISIPVNVNYSESAAIPKYVPGTDIEVTDRTPDSTLSAIKTLSTRRGFGVSFRRVEKSRNFFVKHTIDNITANYSESSDEGSNSQTAISRNRNQTGGMRYNLTFGRDNFFQPFSWLAGVPVLKKLSVTKMYYTPAVIGLKVSGTRSTMYSRTRSGVESYNNVFNVTRDANASMRIFDNLSLDYGRSHTSDLRNVPREEWSRGKLGVLTAVSQNFKVQYNPKIFTWLSNSLNYNSDYRYNYNQQQRDLGRSASTNASVTASGSVNLSQLLTSIRRPSAPPTRPVPGRTPPSRQPPGSKQPQPEQPKKSGGSFNLFDTMHKVFGMVDPISVSYSKRTSTNLYGLAPGTPRWQFQFGLSDSCGLPVAAQNVGSNRGSRSETESLNFSSGLKPSRQITITVKYSESSTVNRTTTVTGNESQNWFRSGNTDLPLPEWTVRWRGFERYLFFKKMAQSVSLDHGFTGQKRSTWGLERGIREETRKDYDANFRPLIGMNITWKNGMTSTLRFNKGQNLSESMGVSKGQTRTQTMDITFTTNYSKRSNFRIPLPVWPFKNAVLKNNVDLSVTFNMNRNVTEKSKAAGIFEETARTEKWSFMPKLTYAFSNRVRGGVSFEVGKTKNKLIGDSSIQELALDVNISIRGN from the coding sequence ATGGGGGTGTGGAGTGCGCTCCTTGTAGCGTGCAGCGCCGTGGTCTGCCTACGCAGCACCGCCCGCGCCGGTAACGACCCCTCCACCATTGGGCTCCACTTCTATTCGCAAATTGACCCGCGCGTCGCCCTACTCAGGGAGAGCAACAAGCCGGTAGGCCTTTCCTTGGACACCGTCCCCTCCGGTCTGCTCAAGGTCAACCTGCCCTCCTTGAAGCGCCAAGTGCGCATCGACTCCACCGGTACGAACATCGCCATTTCCGAAGAGCTGTCGGGTTACCCGTTTGCCCTGCCCGCCTACCTCACCCTGAGCGAGTACGTGCAAGTCCGCGCGCGCAATGAGCGGGACAGGCTCTGGCAGGAGCGGGTGGTGCAGGGGCCCGCCATCCAAGGGCCAGGAGGCCGCACCGGGGCCGGGGCAATCGTTATCGACATCCCGGTGGAAATCAAGAGCCAGGCATTCCAGCGCATCTTCGGCGGTGGGCGGGTCGGCCTGGACGTCACCGGCGATATCTCCATCAAGGGTGGCTTTCGCCATGAGAAGCGCAGCGAGGTGAAGACCGCCCTCAACCGCGGCTCCGACTATAACTTCAAAATGGAACAGACGCAGCGCTTCAATGTGAGCGGCCACATCGGCGAAAAGGTAAAGGTCCTGGTGGACCAGGACAGCGAGCGCGCCTTTGATTTCGACAACGCCATCTCTCTCCGCTACCAGGGCGTCGATGACGAGATCGTCAAGAGCATTGATGCCGGGAATATCAGCCTGTCTCTGCCTGCCACGCAGTTTGTCACTTTCAGCGGCAAGAACACCGGCCTCTTTGGCGTGCGGGCGGACATGGAGGTCGGACGCCTGAAGTTGACCACCATCGCCAGCCAGGAAAAGGGGCAGGGCAACAAAATCTCGCTGAGCGGCGGTGCCAAGGGCGAGAAGCAGCGCATCGAGGACTATCAGTACCGCCGCGGCACCTACTTCTTCCTGGACGAATACTACTATCGCCAGTTCCCCGACGTGGACGAGCAGGGGCGGCACCGCTTCTACCCGCCGCGCTCCATTAAACGGCTGGAGCTGTACAAATCCGAGCCCGGGTATGAGACCCGCTACTCCGACTCCATCCGCGGCTTTGCCGGCATGGATATCGACACCACCAATTTCACCTTCGAGATCGACACCACCAACACACAGCTCATCGAGACCGGCTACTTCCGACGCCTGGAGAAGAACACCGACTACTTCTTGGAGCGCGACCTTGGCTACGTCCAGATGATGGTGCCCCTGGGCCAGGGCGAGGTGCTGGCGGTGGCTTACGAGGACTCCTCCGGGCGCATCGTGGGCGACATCAACTACCAGCCGGAGGCGGGAAAGCCGATCATTCTGCGCCTGCTCAAGCCGCGCGTTTCTCGGCCTGCGCACCCCACGTGGATTCTGGAATGGAGGAATGTCTACTACCTCGGCTCGCGCAACATTGCAGAAGATGGCTTTGAGCTGAAGATTTACTACAAGCCGCCCTCCGGCGATCCGCAAGAGGCCGGGCCCACCAAGAGCGGCCAGGTCAAGTCGTACCTGCAGATTTTCGGCCTGGACAGGGTGGACCAAACCGGCTCGCCCAATCCCGACAACCGCATCGACATGAACGCCAACATCATCAACTTGGCGCGCGGCGAGCTCATCTTCCCGGACCTGCGTCCATTCGATCCCCTTGGTCCCACCGAGCTGCCCAATGACAAGCGCACGCGTGCCATCTACGACACCACGGTGCAGTCCTACATCGCGCAGGAGAGCAAGTTCTACATCGAGGTCTCCTCAAAGATCCGCAGGCCGGACTATGACCTGGGCATGAACGTCATCGAGGGCTCCGAGGAGGTGCGCCTGAACGGGGTCAAGTTGGTCAAGGACCGCGATTACACCATCGATTACTGGTCAGGCAAGTTGCTGATTCTCAACGAGGCGGCGACGCAGCCCTCGGCGGACGTGGAGATCACCTACGAGAGCAACCAGATGTTCCAAATCGAGCGCAAGACCATCCTGGGCGCGCGCGCGCAATACGACCTCTGGCAGGATAGCTTCATCGGCGGCACGGCCCTCTATCTCGGCGAGCGCACCTTGGAGCAGAAGATTCGCGTGGGCCGTGGCCCCATGCAGAATTTCGTCTGGGACCTGAACACGCAGTTGCGCTTCAAGCCTAACTTCCTGACGACCCTGGCCAATGCCTTGCCCTTCGTCAACACCCAGGCTCCGTCGACCCTGAACATCGAAGCCGAAATGGCGCAGGTTTTCCCCAACCCCAATACGGTCAACAACGAAAAAACTGGGGACAACGACGGGGTTGCCTACATCGACGACTTCGAGGGGTCGAAGCGGGAGACGATCATCGGCATCGATCGGCGTGGGTGGACACCTGCTTCGGTGCCGTTGCAGAAGAAGGAGTACGCGCCGCATGGCGAGGTGAGTCTGGCGAAGATGGGCAGCCTGATCTGGTACAATCCCTACAATCAGGTGCCTATCAAGTACATCTGGCCGACTAAGGACGTCAATCCCAACGTGCCACAGCGCGTCAATGTGCTCACCCTGCGCTTCTCGCCGGCAGATAGCGTGCCCAGTGCCGAGTCGTGGGCCGGCATTCAGCGCGCCCTCTCCTCCGGCTACGCCGACCAGACCGAGAGCAAGTTTCTGGAAATCTGGGTGCAGGGCGACGTCGGGGTGCTGCACGTCGACCTTGGCCAGGTGTCGGAGGACGTTATCCCTAACGGTCGCCTGGACACCGAAGACCGCGCCGTGGGTGGCATTCGCAACGGCGTGCTCGATCCTGGGGAGGACGTTGGCCTGGACGGCATGGCCAACAACGACCCTCGTGCGCGCGCTGCAGGGGGCGACTTTTGGGACATCAACGGCAACGGGGTGCGAGACTACGGGGAACCATGGAGCAACGACGACTTTCACTACCAGCCGGGTATTCCCGACTATGATCAAATCAACGGCTACGAGGGGAACGAAAACGACACCGGCGGTCGCTACCCGGACACCGAGGACATCAACCGCAACGGCGACGTCGACCTCAGGAACGACTACTTCGAGTATTCCTTCTCCTTAGACAAGTCCAGCCCGGACACCGTGTACATGGTGGGCGGCAAAGGGCTTCCCCCTGACGAGGATCATGGCTGGCGCCAGTACCGCATCCCTCTCGATCAGCCCAGCCGCGTGGTGGGCAACCCCGACATTTCCCTTGTGGAATACATGCGGGTGTGGGTGGACGGCGTGCCCAATCACCAGCCGGTGTACATCAGCATCGCGGAGCTCAAGCTGGTGGGTAGCGACTGGAAAGAGCAGGGCGTGGCCGGACCTTCTGCTCCCGGGCAATACGACGCCCGCAACGACAGCACCGTGGTGGTGACGGTGGTCAACACCCACGACAATCCGGAGTACAAGGAGAACTTGCCCCCTGGTGTGGAAGGAGTGCGCGACCGCATCACCCAGGCCATTGCCCGCGAGCAGTCGCTGGTGCTGAAGGTGACCGAGCTGCAGCCGGGGTACAATGGCATCATCCAGAAGAGCCTCTACCAGCCCGAGGACTATATCCACTACAAGACGATGAAGATGTTCGTCTACGGCAAGGACCCCTACGGCATTCACATCCGCTCTGACCAGAGCCTCATCCACTTTTTCCTGCGCTTCGGCTCCGACGCCAAGAACTACTACGAGATCAGAGAGCCGGTCTACCCGGGCTGGGACCGGCGCAATGAGATTGAGGTGGACCTGCTTGAGCTCAGCGCCATCAAGCTCGACCCGTCGAACCGAGTTGACTCGCTGAGCACGCAAGGGTCGCCGGTGTTCGAAAAGTACTTGCCAGACGGCAAGCGCTTGCGCATTGTAGGCCGCCCTTCGCTGACCAACGTGCGCATCCTGGTGGCAGGGGTGGAGAACCTCGCGTTTGCAGAGCAACAGGGGACGAAAGTACCCAACGTCACACCGTTCACCGGCGAGATCTGGATCAACGAGCTTCGCTTGTCCAACGTCAAGAAGGACCGCGGCGTGGCCTATAGGGCCAGCGTGGATTTCGCCTTGGCGGACTTGGCACGGGTGACGGCGCAAGTGAACCGGCAGGACGCCGACTTTCACAATGTGAACACCCGCTTCGGCTCCGGTGACAACCGCACAGGCATGAACTTCACCGGGAGCCTGGCGCTGGATAAACTCCTGCCGCAGTCGCTGGGGATCAGCATCCCTGTGAACGTGAACTACTCGGAGAGTGCTGCCATCCCCAAATACGTACCGGGCACCGACATCGAGGTCACCGACCGCACGCCCGACTCCACCCTCTCGGCCATCAAGACTCTGTCCACCAGACGAGGCTTCGGCGTGTCCTTTCGGCGCGTGGAAAAGTCGCGGAACTTTTTCGTCAAGCATACCATCGACAACATCACGGCCAACTACAGCGAGAGCTCAGATGAAGGGAGCAATTCGCAGACGGCCATCTCCCGCAATCGTAACCAGACCGGCGGGATGAGGTACAACTTGACCTTTGGCCGCGACAACTTCTTCCAGCCCTTCTCCTGGCTTGCCGGCGTGCCGGTCCTCAAGAAGCTCAGCGTGACCAAGATGTACTACACCCCAGCAGTCATCGGTCTAAAGGTCTCGGGCACCCGCTCTACCATGTACTCGCGCACGCGGAGTGGTGTCGAGTCCTACAACAACGTCTTCAACGTCACGCGCGATGCCAACGCGAGCATGCGCATCTTCGACAACCTGAGTTTGGACTATGGCCGCTCCCACACCAGCGATCTGCGCAATGTGCCGCGGGAGGAATGGTCGCGCGGCAAGTTGGGTGTTCTCACTGCTGTGAGCCAGAACTTCAAGGTGCAGTACAACCCCAAGATCTTTACCTGGCTCAGCAACAGCCTCAACTATAACTCCGACTATCGCTACAACTACAACCAGCAGCAGAGGGATCTGGGTCGCAGCGCTTCGACCAACGCTTCGGTGACGGCCTCCGGTTCGGTGAATCTCAGCCAGTTACTGACGTCGATCCGCCGGCCGTCGGCTCCGCCCACCCGCCCGGTCCCTGGAAGGACGCCACCCTCGCGGCAGCCCCCCGGCTCCAAACAGCCGCAGCCAGAGCAGCCAAAGAAGAGTGGCGGCAGCTTCAACCTCTTCGACACCATGCACAAGGTATTTGGCATGGTCGATCCGATAAGCGTCAGTTACAGCAAGCGCACCAGCACCAATCTCTATGGCTTAGCGCCGGGCACGCCGCGTTGGCAGTTCCAGTTCGGCCTCTCGGATAGTTGTGGCCTGCCGGTGGCCGCGCAGAATGTCGGGTCAAACAGGGGCTCCCGTTCCGAGACCGAAAGCCTCAACTTCAGCAGCGGGCTGAAGCCGAGCCGGCAAATAACCATCACGGTCAAGTACTCGGAGTCTTCCACGGTGAATCGCACCACGACCGTCACCGGCAACGAATCGCAGAACTGGTTTCGGTCGGGGAACACCGATCTTCCTCTGCCGGAGTGGACGGTGCGTTGGAGGGGCTTCGAGCGGTACCTCTTCTTCAAGAAGATGGCGCAGTCGGTGAGCCTTGACCACGGCTTCACCGGTCAGAAGCGCAGCACTTGGGGTTTGGAGCGCGGCATCCGCGAAGAGACGCGCAAGGACTATGACGCAAACTTCCGTCCGCTGATTGGCATGAACATCACCTGGAAGAACGGCATGACCAGCACGCTCCGCTTCAACAAGGGGCAGAACCTGAGCGAGAGCATGGGGGTGAGCAAAGGCCAAACGCGCACGCAGACGATGGACATCACCTTTACCACCAACTATTCCAAACGCAGCAACTTCCGCATCCCCCTGCCGGTCTGGCCGTTCAAGAATGCGGTGCTCAAAAACAACGTCGACTTGTCAGTGACGTTCAACATGAACCGCAACGTCACCGAGAAGAGCAAGGCTGCGGGCATTTTCGAGGAGACGGCCCGCACCGAGAAGTGGAGCTTCATGCCCAAGCTCACCTACGCGTTCAGCAATCGCGTGCGGGGCGGCGTCTCCTTCGAGGTGGGCAAGACCAAGAACAAGCTCATTGGCGACAGCTCCATCCAGGAGCTGGCTCTGGATGTGAACATCTCCATCCGCGGCAACTGA
- a CDS encoding M28 family peptidase, translating into MRGARLRPAAFILLLALVATPLLMPISCSAQLPQFDERKAYEHLLRQVAFGPRAPGTPGHRACLEYLTMELEKYADKVTQQKFQHTFGPERRTVVMSNIIANFWSEKTKRVLLCAHWDTRPWADHDPDPANRATSIPGANDGASGVAVLLEIARLLKAHEPRFGVDIVLFDGEDCGQEGDDRTWAIGSRHFAESKDPRYRPLFGILLDMVGDADLEIYIEQHSQESAPDVVSLVWARAAELGVTEFIRRPKYALVDDHVPLLRAGIRCIDIIDYDYPYWHTLADTPDKCSAESLGKVGRVVLSVLYR; encoded by the coding sequence ATGCGCGGTGCAAGACTTAGGCCTGCCGCATTCATCCTCCTGTTGGCGCTCGTAGCAACTCCCCTCCTCATGCCCATTTCGTGCAGTGCGCAGCTCCCGCAATTTGACGAGAGGAAGGCATACGAACACCTCTTGCGCCAGGTGGCGTTCGGGCCGCGCGCGCCCGGCACACCTGGTCACCGCGCCTGCCTCGAGTACCTGACCATGGAGTTGGAAAAGTACGCGGACAAGGTCACCCAACAGAAGTTCCAACACACCTTCGGCCCAGAGCGGCGTACGGTGGTGATGAGCAACATAATCGCCAACTTTTGGAGCGAAAAGACCAAGCGCGTGCTGCTGTGCGCCCACTGGGACACCAGGCCCTGGGCAGACCACGACCCCGATCCTGCCAATCGCGCCACCTCGATTCCGGGGGCAAACGACGGTGCCTCCGGCGTCGCAGTTTTGCTGGAGATCGCGCGACTGCTCAAGGCGCATGAGCCGCGCTTTGGGGTGGATATCGTGCTTTTTGACGGCGAGGACTGCGGCCAGGAAGGAGACGACCGTACCTGGGCGATCGGCTCACGACACTTTGCGGAGAGCAAGGACCCGCGTTACCGTCCACTGTTTGGTATCCTCCTGGACATGGTGGGCGATGCTGACCTGGAGATTTACATTGAGCAGCACTCCCAAGAGAGCGCACCGGACGTCGTTAGCCTTGTCTGGGCGCGTGCTGCCGAGCTCGGGGTCACGGAATTCATCCGTCGGCCGAAGTACGCGCTCGTCGATGATCATGTTCCCCTCCTGCGTGCCGGCATCCGCTGCATCGACATCATCGACTACGACTATCCGTATTGGCACACTCTGGCGGACACCCCGGACAAGTGCAGCGCCGAGAGCCTGGGCAAGGTGGGGCGCGTCGTTCTGAGTGTGCTCTACCGCTAA
- the prmA gene encoding 50S ribosomal protein L11 methyltransferase — protein sequence MARQVQEPPWYELHVPVPEPLRDIVLAHLATAGTSGCQELDEEIVAYFRTDLPPRAVARLLRRELARLGHLLPPGALRIRRVRATDWVKTWQASLSPVQVSPRILICPSWQAVPAPAEGIVLVLDPGMAFGSGHHATTRGVLLLLEEFIPERRRVLDLGTGSGILAIAAAKLGASQVWACDIDPQAVLVARDNLRANGVAGRVRLWAGSIDACRGQDCDLLMANITAQALTPLLPALRRVLAPAGVLLLSGIIDREESSLVQALQQSGLRVARRLQIEEWISFAATGNA from the coding sequence ATGGCCCGCCAGGTTCAAGAACCCCCTTGGTACGAGCTGCACGTGCCGGTGCCGGAGCCGCTGCGAGATATTGTACTCGCCCATTTGGCGACGGCCGGCACCTCAGGCTGCCAGGAGCTTGACGAGGAGATTGTCGCCTATTTCCGCACGGATTTGCCACCGCGAGCAGTGGCGCGCCTGTTGCGCCGCGAGCTGGCGCGCCTCGGGCACCTGCTGCCTCCCGGCGCGCTGCGTATTCGTCGTGTGCGCGCAACGGATTGGGTGAAGACCTGGCAGGCGTCGCTCTCCCCTGTGCAAGTGTCGCCGCGCATTCTGATCTGCCCCTCGTGGCAGGCGGTTCCCGCGCCTGCGGAGGGCATTGTGCTCGTGCTGGACCCAGGCATGGCATTCGGCAGCGGCCACCATGCCACTACGCGCGGTGTGCTCCTGCTTCTCGAGGAATTTATTCCCGAGCGGCGGCGCGTGCTGGACCTTGGCACCGGCAGCGGCATTCTGGCCATCGCTGCCGCCAAGCTCGGGGCGTCGCAGGTCTGGGCCTGCGACATCGACCCCCAGGCCGTGCTCGTGGCTCGGGACAACCTGCGCGCCAACGGGGTGGCAGGGCGCGTGCGCCTCTGGGCCGGCAGCATCGACGCCTGCCGCGGACAGGATTGCGACCTCCTCATGGCGAACATCACGGCCCAGGCCCTTACGCCGCTTCTCCCTGCCCTGCGCCGCGTGTTAGCGCCCGCCGGCGTCCTCCTCCTTTCGGGCATCATAGACCGCGAGGAGAGTAGCTTGGTGCAAGCCCTGCAGCAGTCCGGCCTTCGCGTTGCGCGCAGGCTGCAAATTGAGGAGTGGATAAGCTTCGCTGCCACGGGCAACGCATAG
- a CDS encoding ABC transporter permease, protein MRGFWKLTWTELKLFLREPTAAFFTLAFPVLMLFLFGSIYGNKSTPFFGGYGSVDVSVPGYAAMIIATSGLLSLTIFLAAYCEYGILRPLQATPLRPQAILGAEVVVVFLMTTLGMILLLVAAKSVYGLRFAGNAVSVAGAYLLSCASFFALGFVVAGLLPTTRTAQVVAMVLFYPMIFLSGATLPREILPESVRRVAQVLPLTHVVSLLRGLWIGEPWARHFNEVGILAIIFLTGVAVSAKTFRWE, encoded by the coding sequence ATGCGCGGCTTCTGGAAACTGACCTGGACAGAGTTGAAGCTCTTTCTGCGCGAGCCCACGGCTGCTTTCTTCACCCTTGCCTTTCCGGTGTTGATGCTCTTCCTCTTCGGCAGCATCTATGGAAACAAATCCACTCCCTTCTTTGGCGGGTATGGCTCGGTCGACGTCTCAGTTCCCGGCTATGCGGCGATGATTATCGCCACCAGCGGCTTGCTCAGCCTCACCATCTTTCTGGCGGCCTACTGTGAGTACGGCATCCTGCGTCCCCTTCAGGCCACGCCCCTGCGACCACAGGCCATTCTGGGCGCCGAGGTGGTAGTCGTTTTCCTCATGACAACCTTGGGCATGATTCTCTTGCTGGTCGCGGCAAAGAGTGTGTACGGGCTCCGTTTTGCCGGCAATGCCGTGAGCGTGGCCGGAGCGTACCTGCTCAGCTGCGCCAGCTTTTTTGCCCTCGGCTTTGTGGTGGCTGGCCTTCTGCCGACCACCCGCACCGCGCAAGTGGTAGCCATGGTCCTCTTCTACCCGATGATTTTTCTGTCAGGAGCGACGCTACCGCGCGAGATTCTGCCGGAGAGCGTTCGCCGGGTAGCTCAGGTGTTGCCACTCACGCACGTGGTTTCGCTGTTGCGCGGTTTGTGGATTGGCGAGCCCTGGGCAAGGCATTTCAATGAGGTAGGCATCCTTGCTATCATTTTCCTTACCGGTGTGGCAGTCTCGGCCAAGACCTTTCGCTGGGAATGA